Within the Deltaproteobacteria bacterium genome, the region AGAGAAAGCGAAGAACAACTTCGCGCAGTCGTTGCGAATGCAGCCGACAGCATCATCACTGTTGATGAATTGGGTAATATAAACTCCCTAAATCCCGGAGCAGAAAAGCTATTTGGCTATCGAGAGGCGGATTTGATGGGAGAGAATATCCAAGTCTTGACTCCCTCGTCCTCTGGATCAGACGAAGCTTCGCTTGACCAGGCATTCCAAATGAAAGAGCAAACCCATTTGGGGAGTAGTCAAGAGGTGCTTGGGCAACGTCGCGACGGAACGACATTCCCGCTTGATATGACAGTTAGTGAAATGCTCTTGCATGGGCAGCGTTTTTTCACCGGAGTTATTCGAGACATCTCTACACGACGCCAAATGGAGACTACTTTACGCGCTAACGAAGCGCGCTTCCATCAACTCGCTGAAATGTCACCCATCGGCATCTATCTGACAGATGCGCACGGCCTTTACGTATACACGAACCAACGCTGGCAGCAGATCTCCGGCCTAACGTTTGAAGACAGTTTAGGAGCAAAGTGGACGAACGCAATAGCGCGGCAAGACTATGAATCGGTGGTGAACGCCTGGCAAACTGCAATCGCTAGCCAGCAAGATATCATCAAGCAAGAGTTCCATTTTCAACACCCTGACGGGGAACAACGTACAGTGACATCACATGCAATAGGGCTCTATTGGGAAGACAAGACGATCAGCGGTTATGTTGGTATTGTTGACGACATCACTCTGCGACGAAAAGCCGAAGCAATTCAACAACGCTACGCCACTGAATTAGAGCGGAGTAATAAAGAACTCGAACAATTTGCCTATGTGTCTTCCCACGATCTCCAAGAACCGCTCCGCATGGTAGCAAGTTATTGTCGATTACTCCAACGTCGCTACGCCGACAAGCTTGACCAAGACGCCAACGAATTTATTACCTATGCGGTTGAAGGGGCTACCCGCATGCAAGTATTGATTAACGACTTATTGGCCTATTCTCGCGTACGCCGTAAAGAGCGCACCATGAAGCAGGTTTCGTGTCAGCAGATATTGGAGCGCAGTCTTGTCAATTTACAGCAATCTATCCGTGAGAGTCAGGCAACGATCACTTCTGATCCATTGCCTGCGCTGATGGGTGATGAGACACAATTGCACCAGCTCTTCCAAAACCTCCTGAGCAATGCCATCAAATATCGTGGAGACGAGGCACCGCGCATTCATATAGGGATCGAACAACAGGAAAACGGCTGGCTCTTCAGCGTGCGCGACAACGGGATTGGTATCGCCCCACATTATCACGAGAGGATTTTTCAGATCTTCCAACGTCTACACGAGCGTGGCAAGTATCCAGGAACTGGGATCGGTTTGGCGATTTGCAGCAAAGTTGTCGAAATCCATGGTGGTCGCATTTGGGTAGACTCGATCGAAGGTAAAGGCTCGACCTTCTTCTTTACTCTTCCAAAAGTTCATTGAACGTAGAGACTTCGTGTCTTCATCTTCCCAGTAGTCATTCCTGTTGATTCTGCGGGGAGAGAGGCATCATTCCGGGGGGCAACGCGAGACCCGGAATCTAGAAAGCAAAAGCAATGGCCTGCACCCGATGCTCCTGGATGCCTGCCTGCGCGGGCAAGACGAAATTGACCCCGCAAATTCAGTGTGACTAGCTACTCAGTCTTCTCTCCGCAGATCGCAAAAAATAAGAGAAAAAAATAATGGAAAACACCTGTAGTTTCTCAATAAGTAATATTTTTTACTTATTTTATTGTATGCCATAATACTTATTCCACTATCCCCTTCTCTCTTCTTTCTTTCTCTCTCACCCGCCACTTCTTCGTCAAAAAAGAGCGAAAAAAGAGACAAGACCCTCGTCATCTACGGAGAATCGTGTTAAAGATCTATCAAGGGGGGGATCTTATAATACATACAATATGGGATCGATTTTCTCCTGTCTGGGGGTGCTATGGCGGAACAGCGGATGCCCATGAGTGGACGACCGGCGGAAATTCTCTTGGTGGAAGATAACCCAGGAGATGTCCGCCTCATACAAGAAGCGTTGAAGGACGGGAAGATTCTTAATAATCTACACGTCGCTGGCGACGGCGAGCAGGCGCTTGCTTTTCTGCGCCGCCAAGGACCGCATGCCCACGCCCCCACTCCCGATTTAGTCTTGCTTGATCTGAACTTACCGCGAAAAAATGGACGTGAGACGTTAGTGGAGATCAAGAATGATCCTACGCTTGCAACAGTCCCGATTGTGATTCTGACCAGTTCACAGGAAGATGCGGATACCCTGGCAAGCTACCAACTCCGCGCCAATTGCTACATTTCCAAACCTGTCGAATTCGAGCAGTTCGTAAAAGTTGTCCACTCGGTTGAAGATTTCTGGTTTTCTATCGTGCGCCTCCCCCAAGAAACCACGTAGATGGCAGTTGTCGAGAAAGGGAAAGAAAACGGACCAGGAGAAGACCTCTAGGAGAGACGAATGGCCGATGCGCGGACGTTGACACAAGAACCACTAGACGGAGCAGACCTAGCCGTTATGGACAGGAGGAGCAGCTCGACAGAAGACTCGTTACTCAACAGCCTCGCCGCAGGCCCAGGTCCAGGAACGCAGTCCTACATTGTTGGCATTGGCGCATCCGCTGGTGGCCTTGAGGCACTTGAGCAATTCTTCTCTACTATGAGCCCCAATAGTGGCCTCACCTTTGTGATTGTTCAGCACCTTTCCCCTGACTTCAAAAGTTTGATGGCAGAAATCCTTGCCCGCCGCACGCGCATTCCCATTACACGCGCAGAACACGGCATGGCGCTTCATCCGAATCATATTTACTTGAATACGCCACGTACCAATCTGATTGTGTCAGGACGAAAATTCGTTTTGCACGAACAAGAGGCGCGAACCACCTTACACTTACCCATCGACATGTTATTTCAATCTATTGCGCAAGATGTGGGAGATCATGCCATTGGTATCGTGTTATCCGGAACAGGAAGTGATGGCGCCCGCGGGGTGCGTGCCATTAAAGAAGTCGGAGGCTTGGTCATCGTTCAGAGCGAAGAAACCGCCAAGTTCGACGGGATGCCCCATAGCGCCGTCGCCACCGGAAT harbors:
- a CDS encoding PAS domain S-box protein, giving the protein MLRESEEQLRAVVANAADSIITVDELGNINSLNPGAEKLFGYREADLMGENIQVLTPSSSGSDEASLDQAFQMKEQTHLGSSQEVLGQRRDGTTFPLDMTVSEMLLHGQRFFTGVIRDISTRRQMETTLRANEARFHQLAEMSPIGIYLTDAHGLYVYTNQRWQQISGLTFEDSLGAKWTNAIARQDYESVVNAWQTAIASQQDIIKQEFHFQHPDGEQRTVTSHAIGLYWEDKTISGYVGIVDDITLRRKAEAIQQRYATELERSNKELEQFAYVSSHDLQEPLRMVASYCRLLQRRYADKLDQDANEFITYAVEGATRMQVLINDLLAYSRVRRKERTMKQVSCQQILERSLVNLQQSIRESQATITSDPLPALMGDETQLHQLFQNLLSNAIKYRGDEAPRIHIGIEQQENGWLFSVRDNGIGIAPHYHERIFQIFQRLHERGKYPGTGIGLAICSKVVEIHGGRIWVDSIEGKGSTFFFTLPKVH
- a CDS encoding response regulator, whose product is MAEQRMPMSGRPAEILLVEDNPGDVRLIQEALKDGKILNNLHVAGDGEQALAFLRRQGPHAHAPTPDLVLLDLNLPRKNGRETLVEIKNDPTLATVPIVILTSSQEDADTLASYQLRANCYISKPVEFEQFVKVVHSVEDFWFSIVRLPQETT